The DNA region ACACTAAAGACTCAAATAGTGGTAGACAAGAAAACATACCAAGTAATATGTACAGATTTTTCTAACGGTAAAAAACATGACTTTAGATTATTTAAGGAATCCAAAATTCTTATCCATCCTAAGATTAAAGCGATTACTGATACAGGATATCAAGGTATACAAAAAATTCACAATAATTCTGCATTACCAAAGAAAAAAAGCAAGAAAAAATCCTTTAACTAAAAATGATAAAAAGAATAATCGTAGGTTAGCAGGAGAAAGAGTTGTCAATGAAAACTTTATTGGTATGCTAAAACGGTTCAAAATTATTGCTGACAAATATCGAAATAGACGTAAAAGATTCGGTCTTAGATTTAATTTGATCTCTGGCATTTATAATTTTGAACTACCTTAACCAGTTTCAAAAGAGGTCTATTTAAATCTGATAGAAAAATTTTGGGCTAATATGAAGAGGTGGATTAGACATCAAATTACTCAATTTGGTGGTAAATCTTATGATGCTATTGTCGATTTTTTCTATGCTCAAACCTCATTGTAAATAACTATATATCAAATTTTACTGAGGTAGCATTACAACTTTTTCCTCGATTAACACATTTCATTACTTTATCTTGAAAGTCTTGGCTATATGATTTTGGCATTTCCTTTTTAGAATATTATATGCAAACTTCATTGTAAATGACTATATAACTGGTTTAATAGAATTGGAGGAAAACGTAAGGTAAATTGGAAAAGACTAACTGAGATACTTAAAAACGCCAATTTAGGATAAGAAAAAGTATGAAAAGCATAATACAAAAGGTCTACAAGAGATATTATGTAATATCTTTAAATATAGTTTCAATTAATAACAGTTTATTTATTGCTCTCATGTTTGTAAATGCAATTTTAGGATAAGAAACAATTAGAAATATGTAATATACAAGTGTTATAATGGTGAATGTTCAGGTTATTACGCATAGTATTATGAAAGAATATTTGTAGAAATATGATCAATGAATAAACTGTTATTAATTGAAACTACAGATAATATATAATTATACATTATCTCCTGTATGCTTCTTATTCTCTACCTTTCATATTTTTCCTTATCCAAAATTGGCGTTAAAAGAGTAAATTTTCCTAAAAATGGAAAGATTATCTCAATGTTCTAAACAACAAATAAGGCATAATGCTTATCTTATTTTTTCGGGAAGCCGGATGCGGTAATTCTGCAAATCCTGTTCTGCGCGGAGGGGCCTAATTAAGCGATTGGTTAGGTCTACTCACACAATTATACTTTATATATTTCTTAATTTTTAAGTTAAATTTTAGTATACCTTATATTAAAATATCTTATAGAATTCTTGCTTTAATATAGCTTTGTAGTAATCTAGATCTATCTTTTGATCAAGTAATTCATTAATTGAAGTTACAATAGTGTCACGGTCTCCACACGGAATTATTCCTTTAAACTTTTTTAAATCTGGACATACATTAATAGCTACTCCGTGATAAGTGATCCACTTATGTATTCGCACTCCTATTGATGCTATTTTTTTTCTACCAAACTCACTATCTATCCAAACTCCAATAGTATCTTGAACAGTTATACCTATAATATTAAAGAACTTTAGAGAATTAATAACAAGAGAAGCAAGATTGTTTACATAATTTCTAATATCTTTTACCCTTCCGTTAGCTGCTAAATTGATAACAGGATATATTATAATTTGCCCAGGACCATGATAAGTAAACTTTCCTCCTCGATCAGTATGATGTACTGGAATATCATAGCAATTTAATAATTCATCATTCTTAGCGCTAATTCCAGCAGTATAAACATCTTGATGCTCAAGAATAAATACAGCTTCTGAAGCAGTACCGTTTAGTATTCCTGTTAATCTTGATTTCATCATTTTATAAGCTTCGCTATATTCGATAGGATACTGAATTTCTATCCACTCTACCATAAGAAAAACTTTGTTTAGAAAAAATAATAATATAAAATACGCATAACTATTATCAAAAACAATTAAATTTATTTAAAAAAACGTGATTAGACTATATTCACAAAGGAATAAAAAAATAGGTGTGTTTGGATTATCTCGTACCGGTTTAGCAGTTTGTAAATCTCTAGCTGGACTGGCTGATTTAATTGTTTACGATGATTCACATGACAGTCGGAATTCTTTCTACAAACATAATATTAGTTCGAAAGATTACAAGATGATCAACATTGATCAACCAGAATGGCAAGTATGTGACTTTATTATATTAAGCCCTGGTATACCATATTATACCACACCTCATCCTATTGTAAAGCATGCGCAAAAGTATAACATACCAATTAAATCAGACATAGATCTTCTATATAATGAATATCCTAATCGTAAATACATTGGTATTACTGGAACAAATGGCAAAAGTACAACCTCTACTCTTATTCATCATATTTTAACATTTACAAATGGTAAATTTGATATTGGAGGTAATATAGGTAAAGCGGTTTTATCTTTAAGAGATAATGTAGAAGGATATGTCTTAGAGCTTTCATCATTTCAACTAGATTTAATAACTGATCTGAAGCTAGATGTTGCAGTATTATTAAACATCACCGCTGATCATATAGATCGTTATTATTCATTTGACCAATATATACTATCTAAGCAAAAGATACTTTCTCTTGCCACAAAAAATGGTTATGCTTTAATTAATAAAGAGTGTTCTATTATTTCTAACGCCAATTACAATACATTATATGCAAGCAAGTTTAGAAATACTACGTGTAGCTTAGAATTAATAAAGAAAGCTATAAACACTGATGAATTAAATAAATCTATTGCAGATGAAAGTATAAATTGTCAATCTCAGCCTACATTAGTGAAATTTTCATCTCACATACCTCAACATATAAATTTTACTTCTTTACTATTAGGTAAGCATAATAATCAAAATATTGCTGCTGCTTTTTATGCATGTAAAATTTTAGGTAGAAATGAATATGATATTACTAGCGCTATAAATCAATTTCAACCTTTACCTCATCGTATGCAATATATAGGGAAAAAAAACAACATACATATTTATAATGATAGTAAGGCAACCAATGCAGATGCTGCTAGTAAAGCATTATTAAGCTTATCAAATATCTATTGGATAGCTGGAGGAGTTGCTAAAGAAGGAGGAGTTAATTCGATAGTAAATACGCTATATGAAGTTAAAAAAGCATATTTATATGGGCAATCTAGATATGCTCTTGCAGAAACATTAAAAGGAGTAGTTGCTTTTTCAATTAATAACACCATGGAGGAAGCATTTAATCAAGCGATAATAGATGCTGAATCTGATCAAAGTGGGCTAGATAAAAATATATTATTTGCTCCTGCTTGCGCTTCATTTGATCAGTTTAAGAACTTTGAAGATAGGGGTAATCAATTTATAAAAATATCTCAAAAATTTATAACAGAATAAAAATATATGAACTATAATTCGACTGAAAAGTTTAGAATATTATGGCGCTGGTGGAAAAGTATAGATCAATACACGGTATTTTTATTATGTATTTTATCTGCTTTAAGCCTAATGCTAGTAACAACCTCTGGCGCTGCAGTAGCAAATAGAATAGGAGTTCCACAGTCGTATTTTGCTAGCAAGCATATATTTTATGTTGTACTAGCAGTAGGTACAACATTTGTTGTATCGTTTCTCAATAAAACTACAATAAAGCGTTTAGCTATTTTAGGATTTATTCTAAATATTATATTATTAATATTTATTAAATTTTATGGTAATCCTATTAAGGGAGCTAAAAGGTGGATTAATATTGGAGGAATATCATTGCAACCTTCTGAATTTGTAAAACCATTTTTTTTAGTGATTACTGGATGGCTTCTTTCAGCTATTCAAAGCAATGAAATTCGCTTTATTGTTACTATTATCTTATATTTAATAGTAGCATTACTGCTAATTACTCAGCCTGATTTTGGTATGTTAATAACAATTTCGGTTGCATTTGGAATACAATTATTTATAGCAGGTATACCGTTACTATGGCTCTTGATTTTGATATGTATATCAATTGCTGGAACAGCAGGAGCATATTCATTATTACCGCATGTTAAGAGAAGAATTAATAGTTTTTTGGATCCAGCCAATAGCGAAAATTACCAAGTCATGAAGTCTTTACAAGCATTTAAAAATGGAGGACTATATGGCAAAGGGCCAGGAGAAGGTTTAGTCAAGCACATGTTACCTGATTCTCATACTGACTTTATTTTTGCTGTTGCTGGTGAAGAGTTAGGAGCTATAGTCTGTTTAATAATTGTAGCAATTTTTACTTTTATTGTTATATATGGATTCATCAAATTGCTCTTTGAAGAGGATAATTATACAATTTTTGTATCTTCAGGCATACTTTCACAGTTTGGATTTCAGGCTATAGTTAATATGTGTGTTAGTACTAACCTGCTTCCAACTAAAGGTATGACTTTGCCATTTATTAGTTACGGTGGATCTTCCAGCGTCGCAGTAGCGATAGGAGTTGGAATATTACTTGCTCTTACAAGGCATAAAACTGATCTTAGTAAATATAAACTCAAGATATAAAATATGAAAACAATATTTTTAGTTGGAGGTGGAACAGGTGGGCACTTATTTCCAGCGATTGCATTAGGAGAAGAACTACAGGAGCGTGGTTATAATGTATACTTGATTACAGACACTAGGTGCGAAAAATATCTCCTAAATTTTAATTATAGTTTTAAAATCCATATTATGAATATGGTATCCATCTCTAATACAGGGATTAAAAAACTTTATGCCTATATAAGAATATTAGCTGCTTGTATAACTGGATTCAAATTAGTCTACTCAAATTCTCCAAGCCTCATAGTAGCTTTTGGAGGATATACTATTGCTCCTATTATTATAAATGGAATATTATTTAGAATTCCATTTATTCTACATGAGCAAAACAGTGTTTTAGGCCTAGCTAATAGGCTTTTTTTAAGATATGCTAAAGCTATAACTGTAACGTTTGCTAATACTCTCAATTTGAATAATCGCTATAAACATAAAGTAATAGTTACAGGAACTCCTGTGCGAAAAGCCTTAAGATTTACTCCAAAACGTAATTTTAACTCTAAAAATTTTCAGCTGTTAGTAATTGGAGGTAGTCAAGGAACCAAAATCTTTTCTACTCTTGTGCCTAATGCAATCAAATTACTAGTCAATTGTGATCATGACTTTAAAATTACTATTGTTCATCAGGCTGTAGCAAAGGATATTAATTACGTTAAAGCAATGTATACTGAACTAAATATAGAGCATGAAGTGAGTGATTTTTTTTACAATATTGCTGACAAGTACAAAAATTCTCATTTAGCAATTTGCAGAGCTGGAGCATCTACTATATCTGAAATAATATCTTTATGTCAACCTGCAATATTAGTACCATATCCTGTCTCTGCACAAAATCATCAGCTTTTTAATGCAAAAGCTATTGCAGATAATAAAGCTGGTTGGTGTATAGAGCAAAGCACTATCACACCTCATATTTTATTTGAAAAAATATTCACATTAATGCAATCACCAACATTATTAGCTTCTACTGAGTTGAAACTGAGAGAGATGAAAATTAATGCCGAAAACCTACTAGCTAATGTGGTAGATAAATTTATAGTAACTTAGGTAAAATTAGATATAACTAAACCACTATAAAACAGTTATATTATATACTTTTTGAAAGGTATATCTGAGTTGTAGTGATAGCCAAACTGTTATAACTGTTTTATAGTAGTTTAGCTATATATTAAAAGAAGCGTATAAATTGTTAAAATCAAGATTTGCTTTGGTGGTAGTATCATGCAGCCAGAGGCTAGGTAAATGGCATAGTTAACATAAGTAAACTACTGATGAATGTTGTTAGTAATAAAAAGCAAAGGATACTGTAAGGCTTTGTTCAAAAGAGAAATGATCTGATTATTTGCCTTAGAACCTGACAATACGTAGACTATATGATCACATGCGGACAGGTAGAACATAACCAATTTATGTTATATAGATAGAACACAGTAAGCCTGTATCTTTTCCAATATTGAAGGTGAAATGTAAGGTAAGCTGATGAAGGTGCAAGCAGAGGAAAACAGAAAAAATGCTCCACACGAAAGTTTGAGCCTTCTGTTATGGTTTCTTATGACGAGAGAATTTGATGACACTTTGAAATTAGAAAAGCAAAATGATGGTTATAAATTTTACAGCTATAGTCATTTACAATGAGGTTTGAGCATAGAAAAAAGCGACAATAGCGTCATAAGATTTACCAACAGGATATTTTATATGCAAACTTCATTGTAAATGACTACAGTGGGTTATTGATAACAAAATACATTGGTACAGTATAAACTGGAAGAAATGTAATAAAGTTGTTAAAAATTATCGAACTCGCATCGTAAAGGCAATACAGGAAAGCAGATGGAATAAAGCAAAAGCTTTGCAATGTTTGCTTACACATATTAAACCTGTTCAACAGAAATTGTGCTTAAAGAGGCTTGAGTAATGTGATGCCAAAGCATCACGTACTAGTTGTATATCCAGAGGAGCTAATATGTACAGTGTGAGGTAAGCATACTAGATGAAGAGTTAGAAATCTATAGTTAGGATAGCAGCATGGAGAGAAATTGAGATGTTGGAACATATCTACAAACTTATCAAAAGGATAAGAGCAAATTATTCAAGCTGCAACGAAAGCAAATACATGGATGGCTCTGAAAGTGATAAGTCCAAAAGGCTGAGCTAGCGACCGTATAGCGAAAGCAGAATGCTTAACTGAAAACTATAACTGATACAGTTGAACACTATAGCTGAGTGGTAGTGGCGGCATGATAATAAGTACATATTAAGTAATTGAAGAAGTACTCTCGTTCCAGAAAGAAAGATTCTAGAGCAATGTAGATTCTATAACTAGTAAACTATGAAATAAATTGAACATGAGAGGATGACAGAGTGGTATGTCTTAGCAATGACGTAGTGTAATGCCTGTGGAGCAAACGTACCATACTGATAACAGTATTTCAACAACAATGGAGGTAATGACGAATGATAAAAATATCTATAGAATTACAAGGCATGAGAAGGAAAATATAGTCATCTACAATGATGTTTGAGCATAGAAAGAAGAGATAAAATAGTTAATATATAATCTGTTGGTTGTAAAGTTATTTTTCTGCTATTTTATTCTCTAGATTTAAATTCGATAGAAAAGTTTTGAGCTAATATGAAGAGGTGGATTAGAAATCAAATTACTCAATTTTATGAATCTATTATCGCTTTTTTCTATGCTTGAACCCCATTGAAAATGACTATATATCTTATCAACCAAATATTACGAGCTGCTGGATAAATTACTTTAGTGTTGGTAACTCTAGCAGTTGTTTTGGATATGTAAGCGACTTGATAGAGAAGAAAGTAGGATATCATCTAATGCAATTACGTGAATTGAGAAGGCTTATGCTGAAAAAGGTGGCGTAGAAGAGAATTATATGAGAAGATTGGATTATATAATAGACCTCTTTCGAAACTGGTTAAGGTAGTTCAAAATTATAAATGCCAGAGATCAAATTAAATCTAAGACCGAATCTTTTACGTCTATTTCGATATTTGATAGCAATAATTTTGAACCGTTTTAGCATACCAATAACGTTTTCATTGACAACTCTTTCTCCTGCTAACCTACAATTATTCTTTTTATCATTTTTAGTTAAAGGATTTTTCTTGCTTTTTTTCTTTAGTAATTCAGAATTATTGTGAATTTTTTGTATACCTTGATATCCTGTATCAGTAATCTCTTTAACTTTAGAATGAATAAGAATTTTGGATTCCTTAAATAATCTAAAGTCATGCTTTTTACCGTTAGAAAAATTTGTACATATTACTTGATGCGTTTTCTTGTCTACCACTATTTGAGTTTTTAGTGTATGCCTTTTCTTCTTTCCTGAATAATAGAATTTTTGTTTTTTTTGGGTCTTTCTATTGGACTCTCAGTAGCATCAATCAAGACTACTTCATAATTCATATCGCTCTTCATTAGAGCTTTACGACCTGGAAGAGCAAAATTTGGGTGTTTAACTAGGGTGTCTTCTACCCATTTTACAGCTTTATATGCTGAACTTTCACTAATCCGATAGTTCTGACCCTATATGGAAATAAGTATGGTATTCTCTAAGGTATTCTAACGCCATCAGCAACTGTTCCTCCAAATTAAGCTTATTTTTACGCCCGTCTTTTGATTTCTTAAGACCATCAGCTTTCCTCAAAATATCCACCATCTTTGAAAATGTTCCCTTCCTTACTCCTGTTAATCAACGAAATTTTTCATCCTTTAACTCTTTAATCTGATCGAATTTCATTATTAGACCTCTTTCGAAACTGGTTAAGGTAGTTCAAAATTATAAATGCCAGAGATCAAATTAACTCTAAGACCGAATCTTTTACGTCTATTTCGATATTTATCAGCAATAATTTTGAACTACCTTAACCAGTTTCGAAAGAGGTCTATTACCTCAAATCAGATCTTTATAACACTATTCTACATCATTCTCTAGTTTCGAAAGAAGTCTAATGATTACCAAATTCCATATTATAGATCTTTGAAAGCAATAACTTACAACATGCTATAGGCAATGATATGAAGTTATCAGGAAAGCGCATATAGGTAATCTATACGTTAAGTTTAACATGGCGTGTAATGGATATGTTGATAACTAAACTACTACGCCTTCACTCGACTATACTTATGTAACAAAGATATTGCAACACTTCCTTGTTACTAGATTGCGGAACTAGCAGTTGAAATTAGATGATGATGTAGCTCAGCTACTATTGGTTCAACATCTATTTTATTCAATATAATAGATATTCTAGCTTCTAAGGCTAATATTCCTAAAATTTGCACTTCAAACTTGCTAAGAACCATGGTAATTTGCTGAAATATTGATGGGTTATATTTTATCGCATATCCTACTACTGACACTGATGCTACATTATTAATTTGGTAGCTATTAATGATACATTGGTTCTGTAATTCATCAAATGCCTTTTTTGATGCAGTTAAATCAGATAATGGTATGATTATACTAACCTTATTTAACTGGTAGTTGGTAATTTGCTCTATTGAGACTGAATATTTAAGCATATGATTTATAACAAGAAAAAATTGTTTGTTATCATTGATACATATAGTTACTAAAATTATATCTTTATTATACGTAATGCCTGTAATTTGAGGTTGTTCCATTGTTGTAATCTCTTGAATTATTGTTCCTTGACCTTTTCCAAATGCATGTATTACTTTGATAGGAACATTATAGCGCATACCCATTTGTACTGCTCGATAATGAACTACTCTTGATCCAAGCGAAGCTAATTCTAGCATTTCTGTATAAGTGATTTTATCATGCTTGCAGGCTTGTGGTATTAGTTCTGGATCAGCTGAAAATACTCCATCAACGGTAGTATATATATCACATCTTTTTGCTTGCAATGCTGCTGCAATAGCCACAGCTGTAATATCAGATCCTCCGCGTCCTAAAGTTGTAATTCTATTGTGATTCGTGATACCTTGAAACCCAGAAATAACTGGTACTATACCTTGTAATAGCATATCATGAATTAAGTTAGTATTAATATCTATAATTATTGCTTTAGAATGATAATTATTAGTTTTAATAGGTATTTGCCATGAGTGTAATGATCTAGACTTAATTGATTTTTGTTGTAAAGCTAATGCAAATAGTGAGGCTGTCATAATCTCTCCGCTACTTAAAGCGCTATCATACTCTGCTAATGTTTCAGGAGTATATAATTCACTGTTTAAATTGTAACAAAATGAAATTAATTTTTTAGTAATACCAGCCATAGCTGAAACTACTACTATAACCTTATTGCTAGCATCAATTTCACGCTGTACTTTTGTTACTAAGTTAGCAATTTTAGCAGTATCAGATACACATGCTCCACCAAATTTTTGTACAATAATATTCATATAAATTAATAGTCAGCGTATATCTTTTTTTATGTGTCAAAAAATTTTAAAAAAATTATTATTTACTGTAGTATTAATTTATGTTTTTAGCCCAAACTACATTACTCAATTAAGTTAGTTCAGCTGTTATTATAGCTAAAATAGTTGAATTATATTACAGAGAAGAAAAAAATAATATGTTAAGATAATATAAATTATGGTATTAATATATCATTATTAGTACTATAATTCAAATTACTTATTAACTATATTTATAAAAAATAAACTTTTGTAAATATATTTATTCATGATCATATACACCCCATAAAATTTTCCGATCTACCCAGCCAATATAATTTTTGCAGTGCAACTTGCACATTAAAGCTGTGCATTTTTTTAATTCACACCTTACTTTAGGCTCAAGATATGCAATAATTCTACTTTCATAATTAGATGATTTATAAAGATTCTGTATTTTATTACTGTTAATAACTACTGTTCTTTTTTGAGATAAAACACTTGAGTGAATCCATCCAAAGTCACCTGTTATATCGCGCACATAGTACCATTGGTCAAATTTATCGACTATTTCTAATGGCTCATCTTTTTTGGTAAATATCCACTTAATTGGATATTTGATATTCGGGCCTGTCCTCATGTTGATTTCATTTGTTTTGGTTGAAATAAACCTTGGAATTTTAGTATTTTTGTTATCTGATAACGCAGCATTGATAAATACAGTAACCATAATTATAAATGTTATAATAAAGCTGTAAATTCTACTCGTTTTCATCATCATTATCTAGGGTTTGGCTTTGCTTTGTAGCTACGTAATTACCTGAACGAAATTGGTTTTTAATTCTATTAACTTCGTAATCGCTAATGCCTATTACTTTTAAGACTTCGCTACCTAACTGCAATCCAACCTCATAATCTGATGGAACAATAACTGTTGCTCCACATTCATATAGTTCATTAGAGCGCTGCAAATCTTTTGCTTTTACAATTATAGCAATATGTGAAAAATTATTTGATATAGCTTTTAGAGTTTTTTTGATGGTAATTTCATTAGTTAAAGATAAAATAATTGCTGATGCACGCTCTATTCCTAGCGCTTTTAATGTGTCAACTTGAGAAATATCTCCCTGAACAATAGGAAAACTACTATGATTATCTTCTTTTACAGCTTGTTCATTAATATCAATTGCAATATAACGTATATTTTCTGCTTCTAGAACATTTGCTACCATTCTACCTACACGGCCAAATCCTGCTATAATAATATGATTAGTTAAATCTCTAGCTCCTTGTTCGATAATTTGAAGTGGATTATACTCCTCCTTTTTACCATTACCAAGCAGGTCAGCAATTTTTGATCCTGCTACAGATAATAATGGAGTTAAAGCCATAGTACAAGTTACAACTAATAATAAGGTTTTACCAATTGAGTTTTCAATAATTCCCTCCTTCATTGCTTCATTAAACAAAATAAAAGCAAACTCACTACCTTGAGATAACAGTAATCCTGTATGTAATGCAATACTCTTATTAAAGTTAAATAGAATACACAAGCCAGTAACAATAGTCGCCTTAATTAAAATCAATCCTATTGAGCAAACCAAGATTGTTTGCAGATTTTGAATAATTTCATTAACATTGATATGCATTCCTACAGACATGAAGAATAAGCCAAGTAATAACCCCTTAAATGGATATATACTTTCTTCTGCTTGTAATCTAAATTCAGTTTCAGCCACTAATATACCTGAAACAAATGCACCTAGTGCAAGTGATAAACCCTGATGGCTTGTTCCCCAAGCAGCAGATAATACAATAAGTAGAGTTGTAGCTATGAATAATTCATTTGTACTTCCAGGTGGTTTATCAATAGAAATTACTTTGAATAAAGGCCTTAAGAATAGTTGACCAGTAATAAATATGACTATTAGTGCTATCATAGCTTTAACCAGAGCAATACCCATAGCTTGAGCAATAGATATGTCTGTTTTATTAGATAGCATTGGTAGTATTACAAGTAATGGTACTACAGCAAAATCTTGCATTAGTAATACTGATAATGCAACTCTACCAACTTGACTGGACTGGCTACGACTTTCTTCAATTACCTGAAGAACGATAGCGGTAGAAGACAGAGATAACA from Orientia tsutsugamushi str. Boryong includes:
- the lipB gene encoding lipoyl(octanoyl) transferase LipB, whose product is MVEWIEIQYPIEYSEAYKMMKSRLTGILNGTASEAVFILEHQDVYTAGISAKNDELLNCYDIPVHHTDRGGKFTYHGPGQIIIYPVINLAANGRVKDIRNYVNNLASLVINSLKFFNIIGITVQDTIGVWIDSEFGRKKIASIGVRIHKWITYHGVAINVCPDLKKFKGIIPCGDRDTIVTSINELLDQKIDLDYYKAILKQEFYKIF
- the murD gene encoding UDP-N-acetylmuramoyl-L-alanine--D-glutamate ligase; protein product: MFGLSRTGLAVCKSLAGLADLIVYDDSHDSRNSFYKHNISSKDYKMINIDQPEWQVCDFIILSPGIPYYTTPHPIVKHAQKYNIPIKSDIDLLYNEYPNRKYIGITGTNGKSTTSTLIHHILTFTNGKFDIGGNIGKAVLSLRDNVEGYVLELSSFQLDLITDLKLDVAVLLNITADHIDRYYSFDQYILSKQKILSLATKNGYALINKECSIISNANYNTLYASKFRNTTCSLELIKKAINTDELNKSIADESINCQSQPTLVKFSSHIPQHINFTSLLLGKHNNQNIAAAFYACKILGRNEYDITSAINQFQPLPHRMQYIGKKNNIHIYNDSKATNADAASKALLSLSNIYWIAGGVAKEGGVNSIVNTLYEVKKAYLYGQSRYALAETLKGVVAFSINNTMEEAFNQAIIDAESDQSGLDKNILFAPACASFDQFKNFEDRGNQFIKISQKFITE
- a CDS encoding FtsW/RodA/SpoVE family cell cycle protein, translating into MNYNSTEKFRILWRWWKSIDQYTVFLLCILSALSLMLVTTSGAAVANRIGVPQSYFASKHIFYVVLAVGTTFVVSFLNKTTIKRLAILGFILNIILLIFIKFYGNPIKGAKRWINIGGISLQPSEFVKPFFLVITGWLLSAIQSNEIRFIVTIILYLIVALLLITQPDFGMLITISVAFGIQLFIAGIPLLWLLILICISIAGTAGAYSLLPHVKRRINSFLDPANSENYQVMKSLQAFKNGGLYGKGPGEGLVKHMLPDSHTDFIFAVAGEELGAIVCLIIVAIFTFIVIYGFIKLLFEEDNYTIFVSSGILSQFGFQAIVNMCVSTNLLPTKGMTLPFISYGGSSSVAVAIGVGILLALTRHKTDLSKYKLKI
- the murG gene encoding undecaprenyldiphospho-muramoylpentapeptide beta-N-acetylglucosaminyltransferase; this translates as MKTIFLVGGGTGGHLFPAIALGEELQERGYNVYLITDTRCEKYLLNFNYSFKIHIMNMVSISNTGIKKLYAYIRILAACITGFKLVYSNSPSLIVAFGGYTIAPIIINGILFRIPFILHEQNSVLGLANRLFLRYAKAITVTFANTLNLNNRYKHKVIVTGTPVRKALRFTPKRNFNSKNFQLLVIGGSQGTKIFSTLVPNAIKLLVNCDHDFKITIVHQAVAKDINYVKAMYTELNIEHEVSDFFYNIADKYKNSHLAICRAGASTISEIISLCQPAILVPYPVSAQNHQLFNAKAIADNKAGWCIEQSTITPHILFEKIFTLMQSPTLLASTELKLREMKINAENLLANVVDKFIVT
- a CDS encoding aspartate kinase encodes the protein MNIIVQKFGGACVSDTAKIANLVTKVQREIDASNKVIVVVSAMAGITKKLISFCYNLNSELYTPETLAEYDSALSSGEIMTASLFALALQQKSIKSRSLHSWQIPIKTNNYHSKAIIIDINTNLIHDMLLQGIVPVISGFQGITNHNRITTLGRGGSDITAVAIAAALQAKRCDIYTTVDGVFSADPELIPQACKHDKITYTEMLELASLGSRVVHYRAVQMGMRYNVPIKVIHAFGKGQGTIIQEITTMEQPQITGITYNKDIILVTICINDNKQFFLVINHMLKYSVSIEQITNYQLNKVSIIIPLSDLTASKKAFDELQNQCIINSYQINNVASVSVVGYAIKYNPSIFQQITMVLSKFEVQILGILALEARISIILNKIDVEPIVAELHHHLISTASSAI
- a CDS encoding SH3 domain-containing protein, with the protein product MMMKTSRIYSFIITFIIMVTVFINAALSDNKNTKIPRFISTKTNEINMRTGPNIKYPIKWIFTKKDEPLEIVDKFDQWYYVRDITGDFGWIHSSVLSQKRTVVINSNKIQNLYKSSNYESRIIAYLEPKVRCELKKCTALMCKLHCKNYIGWVDRKILWGVYDHE
- a CDS encoding cation:proton antiporter, coding for MESYDFLPNIVILLATAICIVIVFKKLKLSPVLGYLVAGALIGDHGLKIVNVQYTSAIAEFGVVFLLFAIGLELSIERLKAMRRYVFGLGSLQVIITSVIIGGCVMSYYDNVDVSIIIGTVLSLSSTAIVLQVIEESRSQSSQVGRVALSVLLMQDFAVVPLLVILPMLSNKTDISIAQAMGIALVKAMIALIVIFITGQLFLRPLFKVISIDKPPGSTNELFIATTLLIVLSAAWGTSHQGLSLALGAFVSGILVAETEFRLQAEESIYPFKGLLLGLFFMSVGMHINVNEIIQNLQTILVCSIGLILIKATIVTGLCILFNFNKSIALHTGLLLSQGSEFAFILFNEAMKEGIIENSIGKTLLLVVTCTMALTPLLSVAGSKIADLLGNGKKEEYNPLQIIEQGARDLTNHIIIAGFGRVGRMVANVLEAENIRYIAIDINEQAVKEDNHSSFPIVQGDISQVDTLKALGIERASAIILSLTNEITIKKTLKAISNNFSHIAIIVKAKDLQRSNELYECGATVIVPSDYEVGLQLGSEVLKVIGISDYEVNRIKNQFRSGNYVATKQSQTLDNDDENE